From the Anaerolineales bacterium genome, one window contains:
- the pfkA gene encoding 6-phosphofructokinase: protein MSAKIKRIGVLTSGGDAPGMNPCIRAVVRTGLFNDCEVIGIRDGYAGLLNGSFEVLEARQVGGIIQRGGTMLGTARSPEMYEEAGQRAALQALRQHEIDGLIVIGGDGSMRGGLALAERGVPVVGIPGSIDNDMWGTNMAIGVDTALNTLCDAIDKLRDTASSHRRAFLVETMGRNCGYLALMAGVIGGAEVILIPEAPSTIEKVAEALVGAYQRGKTHSIVVVSEGANIKVAELAQHLEELGVGFSTRMTILGHIQRGGRPSAFDRLLATRLGVKAVDALLAGYSNVMVGLRGRDIDLVPLADVVSRQREANLEYYEMAKMLAF from the coding sequence ATGAGCGCCAAGATCAAACGCATAGGGGTGCTGACCTCTGGCGGCGATGCGCCGGGCATGAACCCCTGCATCCGCGCCGTGGTGCGCACCGGGCTGTTCAACGACTGCGAGGTCATCGGCATCCGTGACGGCTATGCCGGGCTGCTGAACGGTAGCTTTGAAGTGCTGGAGGCGCGCCAGGTGGGCGGCATTATCCAACGCGGCGGCACCATGCTGGGCACCGCCCGCTCGCCGGAAATGTACGAAGAGGCCGGCCAGCGGGCCGCCCTGCAGGCCCTGCGCCAGCACGAGATCGACGGCCTGATCGTCATCGGTGGCGACGGCTCAATGCGCGGCGGCCTGGCGCTGGCCGAGCGCGGCGTGCCGGTGGTGGGCATCCCCGGCAGCATCGACAACGACATGTGGGGCACCAACATGGCCATCGGCGTGGATACCGCCCTCAACACCCTGTGTGACGCCATCGACAAGCTGCGTGACACCGCCTCTTCCCACCGCCGCGCTTTCCTGGTCGAGACCATGGGACGCAACTGCGGCTACCTGGCGCTGATGGCGGGCGTGATCGGCGGCGCTGAGGTGATCCTGATCCCCGAGGCGCCCAGCACCATCGAGAAGGTGGCTGAGGCGCTGGTGGGCGCTTACCAGCGCGGCAAGACCCACTCGATCGTGGTCGTCTCAGAAGGGGCCAATATCAAAGTCGCCGAGCTGGCCCAGCACCTTGAGGAGCTGGGTGTCGGTTTCAGCACGCGCATGACCATCCTCGGCCACATCCAGCGCGGCGGGCGCCCCAGCGCTTTCGACCGCCTGCTGGCCACCCGCCTGGGTGTCAAAGCCGTGGACGCCCTGCTGGCGGGCTACAGCAACGTGATGGTCGGCCTGCGCGGCCGGGACATCGACCTGGTGCCGCTGGCCGACGTCGTCAGCCGCCAGCGCGAAGCCAACCTGGAATACTACGAGATGGCGAAGATGCTCGCGTTCTAA
- a CDS encoding type II toxin-antitoxin system Phd/YefM family antitoxin: MTEAHRRLSILLSKLGEGPITLTRRGKPVAVLLATEEYERLHRLEISLRFQKTQDRLARLNADVPEDELAADIRSARQSITDGYLEQLRGSLKGGNALETLMREREWERSRDG, translated from the coding sequence TTGACTGAAGCGCACAGGCGCCTTTCTATCCTGCTGTCCAAGCTGGGCGAAGGGCCTATTACGCTTACCCGCCGCGGCAAGCCTGTGGCTGTACTGCTGGCGACCGAGGAATACGAGCGCCTGCACCGGCTTGAAATATCGCTTCGCTTTCAAAAAACGCAGGATCGCCTGGCTCGATTAAACGCGGACGTTCCTGAAGATGAGCTGGCTGCAGATATCCGCTCGGCTCGCCAGTCTATAACAGATGGGTACCTTGAGCAATTGCGTGGGTCTCTCAAGGGTGGCAACGCACTGGAGACTCTAATGCGTGAGCGTGAGTGGGAGCGTAGTCGGGACGGGTAG